The Astyanax mexicanus isolate ESR-SI-001 chromosome 20, AstMex3_surface, whole genome shotgun sequence genome contains a region encoding:
- the fgf18b gene encoding fibroblast growth factor 18b — translation MQSILPSVLLICVQAVLLLCSLLQVLAVDSVDFGEHVENQTGVRDSLSRRHHRVYQLYSRTSGKHVQVLGRKIQARGEDGDKFAQLVVEADTFGSQVRIRGKETDFYLCMNRKGKLVGRKASGRNSECVFIEMMLENNYTAWMSARYTGWYVGFTKKGRPRRGPQTLPNQQDVHFMKRFPPGEQPSLQHCSFTTVSKRGRRTQESDGLPDIHS, via the exons ATGCAGTCCATCCTCCCTTCAGTGCTGCTCAT ATGTGTCCAGGCTGTGCTGCTGTTGTGTAGTCTCCTGCAG GTGCTAGCAGTGGACAGTGTTGATTTTGGGGAACATGTGGAGAACCAGACAGGCGTGAGGGATAGTCTGAGCAGAAGGCATCACCGTGTGTACCAGCTGTACAGCAGGACCAGCGGCAAGCATGTGCAGGTGCTTGGCAGGAAGATCCAGGCCAGAGGAGAGGATGGGGATAAATTCG CCCAGCTTGTTGTGGAGGCAGACACCTTTGGGAGTCAGGTGAGAATTCGAGGCAAAGAGACCGACTTCTACCTGTGCATGAACCGCAAGGGCAAGCTGGTGGGAAGG AAAGCCAGTGGCAGGAACTCAGAGTGCGTCTTCATAGAGATGATGTTGGAGAACAACTATACAGCCTGGATGTCGGCGCGCTACACAGGCTGGTACGTGGGCTTTACCAAAAAGGGCCGACCACGGCGAGGGCCGCAGACCCTCCCCAACCAGCAGGACGTCCACTTCATGAAGCGATTCCCTCCAGGAGAGCAGCCCAGCCTGCAGCACTGCAGCTTCACCACTGTCAGCAAAAGAGGCAGGCGGACGCAAGAGAGTGATGGACTTCCTGACATCCACTCCTAG